The following nucleotide sequence is from Gymnodinialimonas phycosphaerae.
CACCTTGAAGGCGCAGCGCGCGCAAACGAAAAAGCGGCCGGGGAGCAATCCCCGGCCGCTTTTTTCGACTGATTTTCGGTTTCGCCTTAGCGGTAGTTGCGACCGGCCGCGATGTCATCGATATCGCCGCGGCACAGGCCAAGGTCATCGAGTTCGCGGTTGGACAGTGACGACAGGGCTTTGCGTGTCACACGCGCGTCATTCCAGGCGGCAACCTGGGCAACCAGATTGGAGAGCGCGCGCACGACATTGAAGCCTGCACCGAGGGGGCGGTTGGTGATCGAGGCCATTGGTCTCATCCTTTCCAGTTAGTGTTTCATCAGGTCTGACGGGGGCTTTTTGCCGTTCCGCGATGGACGGCAGGTAGTTGGGGAAATGCATCGAAACAAGCCGCTATTTTTGCATGGGTTCCATGTGTTTTTCGCATAGCTGCGATTTCGGTTAACATACCGTAAATACTACAAAAATCCGTGTTCCGACGTGTCGCGAACAGGCCTTGAAATGTCGACTTTGTCCCGTGTGCGCCGCGCTTGTCGAAAACGGATCGGCAAGTGTCGGCTTTGGAGGTCAGTCGCAGGATGCTTGGCGATGTTCGCGTTTCGTGCTAATGCGATAAAAAGGCCGAATAACGGGCTTGAATAACGGCCACGAACCATGGGCGGACAGGCGAGCATGCGCATAATTGGAATCGATCCGGGGCTCAGATCCCTCGGATGGGGGGTGATCGAGGCTCGGAACGGGCGCCTCAGTCACGTAGCCAACGGTCAATGCAAGACCGAAGGACGCGATCTGGCGATGCGGTTGCTATCGCTTCACACACAGTTGAGCGCCGTCATGGCCCACTATGCGCCGGATGCGGCGGCGGTGGAGCAGACGTT
It contains:
- a CDS encoding DUF1127 domain-containing protein — encoded protein: MASITNRPLGAGFNVVRALSNLVAQVAAWNDARVTRKALSSLSNRELDDLGLCRGDIDDIAAGRNYR